A stretch of DNA from Lycium ferocissimum isolate CSIRO_LF1 chromosome 4, AGI_CSIRO_Lferr_CH_V1, whole genome shotgun sequence:
AAGGATCCACACAAGCTCGGTGAAATGATCTGCCACTAGGGTTATCACCTTTGGACTTGAGTCGTCTCCACAGTTTAGTCTTTGATCTCTCTGGGCTTGGAGGAGTCCCAGACTGCATAATGGATGACACTGAGCTGATATCCAACACCCAGAAGTCATTTTTTCTGTGTCTGTAGGAATCTTCTCCTCCATAAATTAGTAGTCGTCCACCTATGATGAGATTGGCTGAGTGACCAACTCTAGGCAAGGCCAATCCGTGGGGTATATTTTGCAAGTCAAATACTAACTGTACCCATCTCCAGTGACCTTCAGATGTATCAAAGAGCCATAGATCATTAAGCACCTCATAGCCTAAACCCCTTCCGCCAAACAAAATTGTTTGGTTTCCTCCAACAAGGGTCAATGTATGTCCAGAGCGAGATGGAGGAGATGGATGAGTCACAATTTCTTGCCAAACTCCAATATGAAGATTCTCGGACAGTTCCAATACCCATGTATCTCCCAGTCGCAGGCCAGACAAACCAATCCCTCCTTGAATCAGCATCCTCCTTTTATCAATGCGACATGCAGCATGAGCACCTCTTGGTGGAGGCACAACGGAACCAACATCAAGTAGCCTCCAGGACAATGTGATACCAAATGCATCATGTACCGCTACTTGGCCAACCCATGTATCATTTTGGCGGCCCCCATGATCATTTATTCCTCCAAAGAGCACTAGACAATCACCAATCACGACACATGAATGCCCAAAGCGGCCACTTGGTATTCCTGATCCAATCTTGTTCCacttcaaaattttcttgaagtcaTTCCCAACATATGCAACCCATGTATCATCGAGATGCCTTCCTAAAGTAACAGATAACACTACTTAAGGAAGAAATATTACTCATAAGAAGCCACGATTATCTACAGATAGAAAACATCCGTTACCAAATTACTGCATATGAACCCACGATAATTTACTGTTCAACAGAGGCAATCTCATGAAAAGACCAAATAACTGAAACTTAAAGAGTCAACTATCAGGTTGAGATTAATTCAGAGTGTGACCAGATGGTTCTTCATGAAACAAGATATATTGGCTGAGCAGAGTTTGATGGCCTTTCCCTCTTTGTCTTACTTGTCTTTCGATAATGCACAAATATAATAATAGGGAATGATGAATTTACTACTGATTATGGCATGTATCTAGACGCTTGTTGTCATATGAATTCAAGTATTCATGCTCTGTGTGGTGATGAAAGAAATCTTGAGTCTGTGGTCCATGTATAACTTTAGTTCATTTCTCCCCTTAAGCCAACTCTATTGCAGTCTTCCAAAAATTCTCTTGGAAAATTGCAATTCGTTTTAGCAGcttttaattacaaaaatacagCAGAATTTGTATATGCATCCAAGAAGAGATGAAATTTGCAACCGTACTTGTGATGCTTCATGTGTAAAGTAAAGGCGAGACATTGATCACATGAATATCATTCAACTAGGTCCACTAATTAGCCTAAATAAGAGTATCCTTCCCAGTTTACGTAAATATCTAAGTAAATATAAAGATCTCAGCTCCATTAATGTAAGAAGCAGATAGCTACTAGCAATACAGAAAAAGCTATATCAAAATCGTCAGCAGCATCCTATTTTTTTCCCGAATGGAACACCTTAAGAAGAAGCGAAATGAGAGAAAAATCTAGGCTTAAACTAATCAAGAGAAAGATACCTTATTAAATCACCGTAAAAGGCTGAGCTagtaaaagaaaacaagcacAATAATAAAGGGTTAACAAGACACAATGGCCAAGCATATGCACTAGCTGAGCATTAATCAATCAGAACATGAGCACAAGCAAAAATGATACTTGGAAACTGACTTAATCGAATATACCAAATTCTTTTAGCACCCATCTATATTGAGTGACTGCCTCCATTATGTTGTTGCTAGCAAATACCACCATTTTTGGTTTTGGATCTTCCAAATCATTCCCGCATTTTGACTACTTTAACATATTTTCTCATACTAATTTCAACTTTTACCTTCTCGGAGTTCATTCTCTGTTTGATTGTTGACTTAATGGTTCAGTTTTCTATATCTCCTTTTCATTTCGTTTTCAGCAGCGAGGGGTCAAGCTAAacaaggcaaaaaaaaaaaatttgctactCCTAAATCCTTTCAGATTGCAACAGAGAGGACAGACATCTTTCAAAATTGAGAGCAACCAAAACCCTTGCAAATGCAGTACTAAGATTTATGAACACCACCAACAACGACATACCCAGTGAATCCAACAGGTGGGGTATGGGGgaaggtagagtgtacgcagatcttacccctacctcgtagagatagagagactgcttctgatagaccctcagctcaagtaAAGCATTTCAAAGCAGTTTGAAAAAGGGAAATAATGCAATACGGAAAGCAATACATAGCATTCAAAAAGAGAAACATGCGATAACTGAAGCACAAGAAACACAAGTGGTAACAGAACAGAAATCCAAGAACAAGAAACTACGAGAATACTGCTACGAACACAGCAACGATTTCAGAGTAGCAAGAAATTTAGTCCAGAAATCAAAATCTACTAAAGTTGAAAAAACACAGAATACTGACTTACCTCCTTCACAGCCACCACCAAAGAGAACTAAACAACCAGACACAAAATTAAGAGAATGAGAAGCTCTAGGCCTAGGAAGCAACAACTCTTCTCCTCCTTGTGGATTTTTCAACAACAATCTACGACAGTAAAGAGAATCCAATTGATAGATTTGCTGATAAAGCTTCTTCCAAGTAAACTGCTCTTGTTTACTATCAACGGCAAAGGATCTGAGGGCATCAATAGAAGAATTACCCCAATCTCTACGACAAAGAGATTCCCAAAAAGAGTCAGAGTAAGTTAAGGACCTGAATTTCTTACAAGTCATAGCAAAGCGAAAAATGGAATCTAAAGGTAAGAGAAGTAAGATAGAGAAGAGATGGTCTTGTGCTATTTGTGATATTGGTGATGATGATCCATTGCTTGTATAAGGAGTGCTGCTTGTAGTAGCCATGGGGGCTTTTTTTTGTTTGAGACTTGAGAGTGGACAACACACgctgtgttgttgttcttgttgatgCTGGTTGAGGATTTTTGTTTTGgttctggtttttttttttttaccttgttGGGTGGTGTGTGGAGTTTCTGTTATTTGCTCTGGCTCGTCTTGTGTTTTTTTAGCAATAAttcaccttatatatatacagaccAAGTGGGTAAAA
This window harbors:
- the LOC132052142 gene encoding F-box/kelch-repeat protein At1g51550, with protein sequence MATTSSTPYTSNGSSSPISQIAQDHLFSILLLLPLDSIFRFAMTCKKFRSLTYSDSFWESLCRRDWGNSSIDALRSFAVDSKQEQFTWKKLYQQIYQLDSLYCRRLLLKNPQGGEELLLPRPRASHSLNFVSGCLVLFGGGCEGGRHLDDTWVAYVGNDFKKILKWNKIGSGIPSGRFGHSCVVIGDCLVLFGGINDHGGRQNDTWVGQVAVHDAFGITLSWRLLDVGSVVPPPRGAHAACRIDKRRMLIQGGIGLSGLRLGDTWVLELSENLHIGVWQEIVTHPSPPSRSGHTLTLVGGNQTILFGGRGLGYEVLNDLWLFDTSEGHWRWVQLVFDLQNIPHGLALPRVGHSANLIIGGRLLIYGGEDSYRHRKNDFWVLDISSVSSIMQSGTPPSPERSKTKLWRRLKSKGDNPSGRSFHRACVDPSGRNLYVFGGMVDGLLQPAESSGLRFDGELFLVELLLQC